A stretch of Cupriavidus sp. D39 DNA encodes these proteins:
- a CDS encoding beta strand repeat-containing protein, with product MTATAGNTLTLINSGNLTLANVTAGNATLTSVGGSVVETAGGTVNVSGSTTLVAGNGSVTLSNASNVLGTVTATAGNTLNVASAGNLTLASVTAGNATLTSVGGSVVETAGGTVNVSGSTTLVAGNGSITVANASNVLGTVTATAGNTLNVASAGNLTLASVTAGNATLTSVGGSVVETAGGVLNVSGSTTLVAGNGSITVANASNALGTVSATVNSSGTLNLTSANNLTLANVTAGNVTLWSTGGVVMEAAGGVVTVSGNLTLSAANAVALSGNVSAGNLSATSTTGSVTDTGVVNVSGSTTLVAGNGSITVANASNALGTVTATAGNTLNVASAGNLTLASVTAGNATLTSVGGSVVETAGGVLNVSGSTTLVAGNGSITVANASNALGTVTATAGNTLNVASVGNLTLANVAAANVYLWSTNGSINGVSGSLNVAGTLSLTQSGSLVLANVSAGNLSLSSTSGSVTDTGVLNVSGSTTLVAGNGSITVANASNALGTVTATAGNTLNVASAGNLTLASVTAGNATLTSVGGSVVETAGGTVNVSGSTTLVAGNGSITVANASNALGTVTATAGNTLNVASGGT from the coding sequence GTGACGGCGACAGCGGGTAATACACTGACCCTGATAAATAGTGGCAACCTGACGCTGGCCAACGTGACGGCAGGCAACGCGACACTCACCAGCGTGGGTGGCAGCGTGGTGGAGACCGCGGGCGGCACGGTGAACGTGAGCGGATCGACGACGCTGGTGGCTGGCAACGGGTCGGTGACGCTGTCAAACGCGAGCAACGTGCTGGGCACGGTGACGGCGACGGCTGGCAATACGCTGAACGTGGCGAGCGCAGGGAACCTGACGCTGGCCAGTGTGACGGCAGGCAACGCGACACTCACGAGCGTGGGTGGCAGCGTGGTGGAGACCGCGGGCGGCACGGTGAACGTGAGCGGATCGACGACGCTGGTGGCGGGCAATGGGTCGATCACGGTGGCGAACGCGAGCAACGTGCTGGGCACGGTGACGGCGACGGCTGGCAATACGCTGAACGTGGCGAGCGCGGGGAACCTGACGCTGGCCAGTGTGACGGCGGGAAACGCGACGCTCACGAGCGTGGGTGGCAGCGTGGTGGAGACCGCGGGCGGCGTGTTGAACGTGAGCGGATCGACGACGCTGGTGGCGGGCAATGGGTCGATCACGGTGGCGAACGCGAGCAACGCGCTGGGCACGGTGAGCGCGACGGTGAACTCGAGCGGAACGCTGAATCTGACGAGTGCAAACAACCTAACGCTGGCCAACGTGACGGCGGGCAATGTGACGCTGTGGAGTACGGGTGGTGTGGTGATGGAGGCCGCCGGTGGGGTGGTGACGGTGAGCGGGAACCTGACGCTGAGCGCGGCCAACGCGGTGGCGCTATCGGGCAACGTGAGCGCAGGGAACCTGAGTGCGACGAGCACGACCGGTAGCGTGACGGACACGGGCGTGGTGAACGTGAGCGGGTCGACGACGCTGGTGGCGGGCAATGGGTCGATCACGGTGGCGAACGCGAGCAACGCGCTGGGCACGGTGACGGCGACGGCTGGCAATACGCTGAACGTGGCGAGCGCAGGGAACCTGACGCTGGCCAGTGTGACGGCGGGCAACGCGACACTCACGAGCGTGGGTGGCAGCGTGGTGGAGACCGCGGGCGGCGTGTTGAACGTGAGCGGGTCGACGACGCTGGTGGCGGGCAATGGGTCGATCACGGTGGCGAACGCGAGCAACGCGCTGGGCACGGTGACGGCGACGGCTGGCAATACGCTGAACGTGGCGAGCGTAGGCAATCTAACGCTGGCCAACGTAGCTGCGGCTAACGTTTATCTGTGGAGCACGAATGGCAGCATCAACGGCGTGAGTGGGTCGCTCAATGTGGCTGGAACGTTGAGCCTGACCCAATCGGGTAGTCTTGTCCTTGCAAACGTGAGCGCGGGGAACCTGAGCTTGTCGAGCACGAGCGGCAGCGTGACGGACACGGGCGTGTTGAACGTGAGCGGATCGACGACGCTGGTGGCGGGCAATGGGTCGATCACGGTGGCGAACGCGAGCAACGCGCTGGGCACGGTGACGGCGACGGCTGGCAATACGCTGAACGTGGCGAGCGCAGGGAACCTGACGCTGGCCAGTGTGACGGCAGGCAACGCGACACTCACCAGCGTGGGTGGCAGTGTGGTGGAGACCGCGGGCGGCACGGTGAACGTGAGCGGATCGACGACGCTGGTGGCGGGCAATGGGTCGATCACGGTGGCGAACGCGAGCAACGCGCTGGGCACGGTGACGGCGACGGCTGGCAATACGCTGAACGTGGCGAGCGGGGGAACCTGA